The genomic region aggatgaagagaggattccaaatatgtaatttgttttgttgctagctccctaaaccgaatttagatgatgattttgtgtttaaggttttgagagaataaaaatggaagtaatgaaatggggaggttgaaatgaatggaggagggtgaaggttgactagttgacctagtcatctctttgccctcttggcaagtttagtacctcaagtttcaaagcgggtgcgggaattaaccaaacgaatattttaaaaacgctcgggtaaacgagtgatgttataattaaataacgagaatattatgaacgtttgttaacggaatctacgaatataaataacgaaagatattattttaaaaaaaaaagacagtgttaaaaataattttaacggaaaaacgcgggatgttacaatataagtagtgcctccaagtctttaatgcaaaaacaaccgcgcctaattccaaatcatgcgtcgtataattttgttcgtgaatcttcaattgtctagacgcataagcaatcaccttcgttcgttgcgttaatacacaaccgagaccttgctttgatgcgtcacaataaatcacaaaatcatcattcccttcaggcaatgacaatataggtgccgtagttagctttttcttcaataactaaaatgctttctcttgttcatcattccattcaaatttcttccctttatgcgttaatgcagtcaagggttttgctattctggaaaagtcttggatgaaccttctgtagtaaccagctagtcctaaaaactggcgtatgtgtttcggagttttcggggtttcccacttttcaacagtttctatctttgccggatccaccttaataccttctttgttcactatgtgaccgaggaattgaacttcttccaaccaaaatatacactttgaaaacttagcgtacaattcttccttcctcaatacttctaacacctttctcaaatgttcaccgtgttcttggtcattctttgagtaaataagtatgtcatcaatgaaaacaatgacaaacttgtcaaggtatggtccacacactcggttcataaggtccatgaacacagctggtgcattagttaaaccaaacggtatgaccataaactcgtaatgaccgtaacgtgttctgaaagcagtctttggaatatcatcctcctttactcgcatttgatgatatccagaatgtaaatcgatcttcgaataaaccgacgagccttgtagttgatcaaataagtcgtcaattctcggcagtggataacggtttttgatggtaagtttgttcaactctctgtagtcaatacacagcctaaatgtaccatccttcttcttgacaaacaaaacaggagctccccacggtgatgtgcttggtcgaatgaaaccacgctctcaaAGTTCGTGTAATTggatttgaagttctttcatctcgctgggtgcgagtctgtaaggagcacgagctattggtgcagctcctggtacaagatctatttgaaattcaacggatcgatgtgggggtaatcccggtaattctttcggaaatacatcgggaaattcttttgcaatgggaacatcattgatgctcttttcttcagtttgtactttctcgacgtgtgctagaacagcatagcaaccttttcttattagtttttgtgccttcaaattactaataagatgtagcttcgtgttgcccttttctccgtacaccattaagggttttcctttttctcgtataatgcgaattgcatttttgtaacaaacgatctctgctttcacttctttcaaccagtccataccgattatcacatcaaaactccctaactctactggtatcaaatcaatcttaaatgtttcgctaaccagtttaatttctcgattccgacatatattatctgctgaaattaatttaccatttgctaattcgagtaaaaatttactatccaaaggcgtcaatggacaacttaatttagcacaaaaatctctactcatatagcttctatccgcacccgaatcaaataaaacgtaagcagatttattgtcaataagaaacgtacccgtaacaagctccgggtcttcctgtgcctctgccgcattaatattgaaaactcttccgcggccttgtccattcgtgttctcctagttcgggcaatttctaataatgtggccaagttttccacatttataacaaactacattggcataacttgctccgacattacttgctccgccattactcgttccgacaccatttgttcctttcgttctattaacccctggtccgtagacctcacactttgccgcgctatgaccatttcttttacacttgttgcaaaatttggtgcagaaccccgagtgatacttttcacacctttggcatagctgcttctgattgttgttgttgttgcggttattattgttgttgggatgattgttgtagttgctgttgttgttgttgttgttgttgttgttgttgttgttgttgttgttgttgttgttgggccgtttgttgtagttgcgattgatgttgcgattgttgggatagttgttgcgattattgttgtaattgctgttgctgttgtattggtgattcttatcaccgttttcctcccactttcttttgacatgcttcacattggcctcttcagcagtctgttctttaattctttcttcaatctggttcactagtttgtgagccattctacatgcctgttgtatggaggcgggctcgtgtgaacttatatcttcttggattctttccggtaatcctttcacaaacgcgtcgatcttctcttcctcatcttcgaatgctcccggacacaataggcacaattctgtgaatcgtcttttgtacgtggtaatatcaaatccttgggttcgtaaccctctaagttctgtcttgagcttattgacctcggttctgggacggtacttctcgttcatcaagtgcttgaatgctgaccacggtagtgcgtacgcatcgtcttgtcccacttgctctagataggtattccaccatgttaacgcagaacttgtgaaggtatgcgtagcatacttcactttgtcctcttcagtacacttacttatggcaaacaccgattcgaccttctcggtccaccgtttcaatccgatcggtccttcggttccatcaaattccaaaggtttgcaggcagtgaattctttgtaggtgcatcctacacaatttcctgtactgctagatccaaggttattgttggtatgtagcgcagcctgtactgcagctatgtttgaagctagaaaagtacggaattcctcttcattcatattcacggtgtgtcgagtagtcggtgccatttccttcaaaatagtcaaatggaacaagttaatcatacagaatattaagagtagttaatagtatttcgtagcataatatgaactcatttataaaagctttttcttcatattagcgttttataagtttaaattcgggtagtacctacccgttaagttcatacttagtagctaatatacaattcaactactacaattctatatgaaaaactgattataataatatttcgcgttcaaacttttacacaatattttacaaacttacaataccgcttattttacatatagcatgaaatatagcacacaataaatttgatacaagatggttgtgaagataattctagctagtacacaagtcgttcagcaaagacaataaagacacgtaattcatacgtccagaaacaagtcatgcattctggttttactaggattacttcccatccttggtcttgtggaacataaccgttatggccgttgataagacagcgtgttgtaacgtcgtcaaagggacgagggttacgtaatgtccaacagtcccgtaacaatctaaaaacctcatttcttaccccaattaccgactctgtcacttgtgggaacgttttgtttaatagttgtagcccaatgttcttgttctcactttggtgagaagcgaacattactaatctgtaagcataacatgcttctttatgttgcatgttagccgctttttctaaatcacgaagtccaatattcggatatattgagtcaaaataatttcttaacccattgcgtaaaatagcatttgggttccccgcaatatatgcgtcaaagtaaacacatcgtaacttatggatttcccaatgtgatatcccctatctttcgaacaaaagccttttataaaccaaggcattcttggaacgttcttcgaatgtcttacaaactgatctcgccttaaatagttgtgccgaagaattctgaccgactctagacaagatttcatcaatcatgtctccgggtaggtctcttaaaatattgggttgtctatccattttgtgtttttatactgtaaaatagacaagagttagattcataaaaaaaatacttattaatacaagcaatttttacatatatcataaagcataagcatactatattacatatattacaccacacgaatacaactatcttattccgactcgcttgtttcttcttcttcggttttggttcgttttgccaagtttctagggatatatgatgttccctaatacgagccgtcgttttccacattggtttagaaaaacctggtggtttagaggttcccgggtcattgttacaacttaaggacttcgggggttgacgatacatataaagttcatcggggttggaattagatttctctatttttatgccctttcccttattattttcttttgcctttttaaattcagttggggtaatttctataacatcatcggaattctcgtcggaatccgattcatcggagaattggtaatcctcccaatattttgcttccttggcggaaacaccattgatcataattaaccttggtcggttggttgaggattttcttttacttaaccgttttattatttcccccaccggttctatttcttcatccggttccgattcttcttccggttccgattcttcttccggttccgactcttcttccggttcctcttcgggaacttgtgaatcagtccacgaatcattccaatttacatttgactcttcattattattaggtgagtcaatgggacttgttctagaggtagacatctatcacataatatcaaacgcgttaagagattaatatatcacataatattcacatgttaaaaatatatagtttccaacaaaatttgttaagcaatcatttttcaagtaaacacggtcgaagtccagactcactaatgcatcctaacaaactcgataagacacactaatgcaaaattctggttctctaagaccaacgctcggataccaactgaaatgtcccgttcttattgattaaaaacgttccatattaattgattttgttgcgaggttttgacctctatatgagacgtttttcaaagactgcattcattttaaaacaaatcataacctttatttcatcaataaaagtttaaaaagctttacgtagattatcaaataatgataatctaaaatatcctgtttacacacgaccattacataatggtttacaatacaatatgttacaacaaaataagtttcttgaatgcagtttttacacaatatcatacaagcatggactccaaatctcgtccttatttaagtatgcgacagcggaagctcttaataatcacctgagaataaacatgcttaaaacgtcaacaaaaatgttggtgagttataggtttaacctatatatatcaaatcataataatagaccacaagatttcatatttcaatacacatcccatacatagagataaaaatcattcatatggtgaacacctggtaaccgacattaacaagatgcatatataagaatatccccatcattccgggacacccttcgaatatgatataaatttcgaagtactaaagcatccggtactttggatggggtttgttaggcccaatagatctatctttaggattcgcgtcaattagggtgtctgttccctaattcttagattaccagacttaataaaaaaggggcatattcgatttcgataattcaaccatagaatgtagtttcacgtacttgtgtctattttgtaaatcatttataaaacctgcatgtattctcatcccaaaaatattagattttaaaagtgggactataactcactttcacagatttttacttcgtcgggaagtaagacttggccactggttgattcacgaacctataacaatatatacatatatatcaaagtatgttcaaaatatatttacaacacttttaatatattttgatgttttaagtttattaagtcagctgtcctcgttagtaacctacaactagttgtccacagttagatgtacagaaataaatcgataaatattatcttgaatcaatccacgacccagtgtatacgtatctcggtattgatcacaactcaaactatatatattttggaatcaacctcaaccctgtatagctaactccaacattcacatatagagtgtctatggttgttccgaaatatatatagatgtgtcgacatgataggtcgaaacattgtatacgtgtctatggtatctcaagattacataatatacaatacaagttgattaagttatggttggaatagatttgttaccaattttcacgtagctaaaatgagaaaattatccaatcttgttttacccataacttcttcattttaaatccgttttgagtgaatcaaattgctatggtttcatattgaactctattttatgaatctaaacagaaaaagtataggtttatagtcggaaaaataagttacaagtcgtttttgtaaaggtagtcatttcagtcgaaagaacgacgtctagatgaccattttagaaaacatacttccactttgagtttaaccataatttttggatatagtttcatgttcataataaaaatcattttctcagaataacaacttttaaatcaaagtttatcatagtttttaattaactaacccaaaacagcctgcggtgttactacgacggcgtaaatccggttttacggtatttttcgtgttttcaggttttaaatcattaagttagcatgaaatatagatatagaacatgtgtgtagttaattttaaaagtcaagttagaaggattaacttttgtttgcgaacaagtttagaattaactaaactatgttctagtgattatgagtttaaaccttcgaataagatagctttatatatatgaatcgaatgatgttatgaacatcattactaccttaagttccttggataaacctactggaaaagagaaaaatggatctagcttcaacggatccttagatggctcgaagttcttgaagcagaatcatgacacgaaaacaagttcaagtaagatcatcacttgaaataagattgttatagttatagaaattgaaccaaagtttgaatatgattagtaccttgtattagaattataacctactgtaagaaacaaagatttcttgaggttgtatgatcaccttacaagattggaagtgagctagcaaacttgaaagtattcttgattttatgtaactagaacttgtagaatatatgaagaacacttagaacttgaagatagaacttgagagagatcaattagatgaataaaattgaagaatgaaagtgtttgtaggtgtttttggtcgttggtgtatggattagatataaaggatatgtaattttgttttcatgtaaataagtcatgaatgattactcatatttttgtaattttatgagatatttcatgctagttgccaaatgatggttcccacatgtgttaggtgactcacatgggctgctaagagctgatcattggagtgtatataccaatagtacatacatctaaaagctgtgtattgtacgagtacgaatacgggtgcatacgagtagaattgttgatgaaactgaacgaggatgtaattgtaagcatttttgttaaatagaagtattttgataagtgtattgaagtctttcaaaagtgtataaatacatattaaaacactacatgtatatacattttaactgagtcgttaagtcatcgttagtcgttacatgtaagtgttgttttgaaacctttaggttaacgatcttgttaaatgttgttaacccaatgtttataaaatcaaatgagattttaaattattatattatcatgatattatcatgtatgaatatctcttaatatgatatatatacattaaatgtctttacaacgataatcgttacatatatgtctcgtttaaaaattattaagttagtagtcttgtttttacatatgtagttcattgttaatatacttaatgatatgtttacttatcatagtatcatgttaactatatatatatatccatatatatgtcatcatatagtttttacaagttttaacgttcataaatcaccggtcaacttgggtggtcaattgtctatatgaaacatatttcaattaatcaaatcttaacaagtttgattgcttaacatgttggaaacatttaatcatgtaaatatcaatctcaattaatatatataaacatcacTACAGGTTGCCCCAACTCATGTTTGCAAGCGTGAAACGCTTTCATAGTTTCAAACAATTCATGTTCTGCCTGCTGTTGGAACATCGTCTTGAGTTCCTCGATCATGTCATATGCATTGTAGTCCATTAAGTTCCTTTGGAGCTCAGAGGTCATGCTAGTAAGCATAAGACATGCCACTTCAAGTTGTTCGTTATACTGCTTAGTATAAGCATTACGAACAGTAGCATTAGCAGTTTCAGGTGGGGCTTCAGGTAAAGGATTTTCCAGATGGTGCAACTTCCTTTCAGACTTTAAGACAATCCGAAGGTTTCGATACCAGTCAATGAAGTTGTTACCATTCAATTTTTCCTTCTCAAGGATTGACCTTATGGTCATGTTGTTTACAGATTGAATTGCGTTAGATGTCATCTACAAAATAAACAAGGTTCTTTTAGTATCTTTAATAATTATCCTTTTATAAATTAACTAcccatgtttttaaaaaaaacttataaaacttttaatttACGTAAAAGGCTAAGATCCACATTGTGCTTCCACTATCACATCAGTTGATCTGCTAGCAATGGTGGATTCAATCGGTAGGcggcgggtaccaattgcattacaagtgcaactcttagatctttatgggactcaCGACATTTAGTGTCTAACACTAGTGTCATGCTGGCATGTTTAGTCCCATCCTTGTCTCGGGTTGCGGTCTCACCTCTCAACTCGATTAAGTCATCCAATTGTGAAGCGTGTAAAAATTAATCTAGGTCTCACGCATAGATAATGATCACCTTGAGTTATAATTCAACTAGGTCTCACGCATAGTCAAAAAAATAACGACAAGTGTTTCAACCGAATTGGACGGCACGACTTAAATTTCGCCGGGTATATTATACAATTTTAATAATCTTTAAAAAAATTGTGTTACGAATATTACATGCATACAATATTCTCCTCACAAGTTAAAAACGGTTTAACTTGATTTTAATTATGTTTTGATTTTAGTTGTCACATGGCAAATTATACACAATCACATAACATATAAAATGCAACCAAACAAAATAAAACATAATAAGTATGTGCATAGCCTCAACCGATGAAAATCCTATGCTTGGTCTCACGAGCCATTATGAGAACCAAGCGGTCAACTAAAGGGACAATCACAAAAGTAAACCCTAGAAGCTCCCACTTGCGTCAAGATCTCATGATGACCAAATGTGCTCTTTTACCGCATCTCTTACATCTTTTGTCCAACGACTTTACTGCAAGTGTGTCTTGCTGGCCAAGTTCCGTTCACTTCAAGTCATTTATTCCATCATGGAGGTtacatttaatttttaaaataaaatacaactaaactagaaTTGTAAATTACATAATTGGCTCAAAACGGCCTCCCAAAATAAAAGATTAAATTACATCAATAAATAGCCATAAAAACAATGGCATCCAAACAACCACAAACATACAAGATCACAACACATACACACGGTCTAGGTTTTCATTGGCTATGCACAAttaaatcatcataataataacatgatcATGACAATAATTATGG from Rutidosis leptorrhynchoides isolate AG116_Rl617_1_P2 chromosome 9, CSIRO_AGI_Rlap_v1, whole genome shotgun sequence harbors:
- the LOC139868364 gene encoding uncharacterized protein, with product MTSNAIQSVNNMTIRSILEKEKLNGNNFIDWYRNLRIVLKSERKLHHLENPLPEAPPETANATVRNAYTKQYNEQLEVACLMLTSMTSELQRNLMDYNAYDMIEELKTMFQQQAEHELFETMKAFHACKHELGQPVVMFIYIN